A region of the Silene latifolia isolate original U9 population unplaced genomic scaffold, ASM4854445v1 scaffold_753, whole genome shotgun sequence genome:
TTTGTCGCAAGGCTGTTATCCGGAAGGCTATCTTGTTGCAGGAGAGGATAGACTCTATTGTTGCTGATGCTACTGCTACTGCTGATGATGACAAGTCAGAAAGGCAGTTGATGAGTGAAATTGAGGAGAATGATAATGAATCAGAGGCGTGGGAATGCGTGGATGATGGAAATTCAGAATCAGAAGACAGAAAGCAAGGGTGGTTAGTGGTTGAGGaagacaataacaataacaataacaaggtTGATCTGGCGGTGGAGAAGATGGCGGAGGATAATAGGAGGTTGATGGAGATGATAGCAGATCTTTGTAACAAGAACGACGACCAAACAAGGTTGATACAATGTTTGTCTAATAGAGTAGAGCAGCTTGAGCAGGCTATGAATGATAGATTAACTAGGAAAAGGGATATTaataagaagaaaaagaaacagatgaTGATGATGCTAAATAATCTCTAATGAATCATCATCATCTCATTCTCATTCTCATGTCTAGATTATTTTATTGCTTAATTAATGCCTTCTTGTTTCTTAGggttgattgtttttttttttttaataattgaaTTTCAATTAGAACATAATGTTAACTCATTGCTGCTTGATTCAATTTCGAATCTATCTACAATTCTAGTTACTCATTGCTGTTTGATTCAATTCAAtcttcaaaacatcaaacaaCATGATACCATAAAATTGAGTAATCAAATCTcgagtccatttttgaaataatggtcaaaaataaaatatttgtcgttttgggtcggttttgaaaatatttgtcaaaaaggtgtccacgtaggctcgggatttctagacctgaaacacgccactactaataagggtgaaagtctataaatacttgtaacacccccatattcagaggagccttaactaggccttccttaggatataagggtgttaccatctcggttgcccgaggacagtaataatcaaacgtcaataaaagaactataataatgtattacaagtgatttaaaccaacaagctatatgaaagatacaactctgAGACTACTTGCTATGACTAttgaatctcgtgaagactcatcgtCACTTTGAACTCcggctatcaacaacatcaacactgctaagaccatttgctcaccataagggatcacggcgggacacataacaaacaaacaaccatacaaggtcgatcgagataagataagacaatggcaactacaaatATCAATGTAAACAATACCATCAATCCCAACCGCAATCACCACAATCCAATCAACTCATCCATCGACCATCCCTTTGGACCCGATCCCGCGaggtggggaccgcagccgtacccaccaaatccccgctcatcgtatCGGCGAtcaccatgtccattaatgtgcacatcccttcgtggcgggttccgagggcgaaactagggcgtgaagccactccccaagtgaccccactcggtcgaggccacgcctcgcgaaccatcaacaacgatcacaaccacaatcacagtacaattactatatcaaataaCCAAACATAATACAGCCACAacatccgacacactagaccatctataGAAACTGAGTacgcgaacctacctttaagcaaccgcaaccaatccacgccgacagataacatatccagcgaccaagcaaagcctataaccaccatacaaatatctattactaacaagcaaaccctaactatagagacaaagacacggatgatgattatgacatacctattagggagaaactcagcaagggaccgctacccgacacaagtgatgccctcccaaggttcaaagatcttcaaaaaggcttccatggaggttttgaggtgaagggaaggaaaGAGGCGgcgaaggataggaggaaagtggcggaagtgatatgcggatttaacacaacgcgatataaaaccctcggcggcgggtactcgatcgagtacccaacatactcgatcgagtagccccctactcgatcgagtaacctcgttactcgatcgagtagcctctactctatcgagtaccactcttatcacgcaacccaagatgacaagacttacttctaagactattcccgctcccaaggtcggtcaacgctggtcaaagggtccctaaaaggacgggtattacggtcttcccccttaaaaagaacttcgtccccgaagttcaactcatctctCCCGCTCATGACACGGAACCAACACCGTCTCACCAACCTTCCCGGTCAAACCATTATCTCTTGGCAATACcatccccccccatgtcatcatcatcaccgtccacatTTATGCATATCGATTCTTACTACTGTCATGTAAGCGTCACCACCGTCAACCGTGAttctatatatataaataaaacatCTGACTCGCAATGTGAATCGCCACTCACGATCACCCAACCCACAGTAACAGCTATCAAACTatcaatctagaacatgtctcatattaactttcatgtggtacgactactgccaccatgttacttggcaacgtgattcaaatacgattcatcgcactataactatttttttttttttcataaccgTCTTTTGAAACATACCACCACActcactttaaagaactaaagtaattcgttatactaaagcagaacataataccaacaacattataaacaactaccaacaacgttataaacaagcaaaacattattcaaaagcaacctttttatttcgcgacattactcttcccctctaaaaggaacttcgtccccgaagttcaccacccaaattacCACGCATTTTACTTATTATTTGATTCATGACATGGGTTAAAACATGTTATCTATCGCGGACATTACTCGTTAAGCACAAACTCGTTAAATTAGCAATTATACACTAACCACCGGACTAGTTAGCTGCCGTCTAGAAGGCACGATACTATGGTATGCACAAGTGTGTGAGAAGATATAATTCCGATAAATAAGTCGTAATAAGGcgtatgcaacattaaagtaCAAGAAACTATCGCTACTTCACTAGCTGagacaaatacgcttataaacttcaagcacgacttccaacatatgaatttaacggttcaaaggtgttactacgcactaataaccacattaaacattaaacttgccgTTATAAAAcgattgaacatttttaattttcaaaaacctcctgtaacagtgctactcgatcgagtaggtaacggtactcgatcgagtgccatgttactcgatcgagtgtcttggctactcgatcgagtagcccgagttcAGAATGCTTTCTCTCTTCCTTTCCTGCAGccactcgatagagtgtggggtactctgtcgagtacctgcaggCCAAGTGCCTACACAACTTTGTCATAGACCGACATATGTACACATGA
Encoded here:
- the LOC141640342 gene encoding uncharacterized protein LOC141640342 (The sequence of the model RefSeq protein was modified relative to this genomic sequence to represent the inferred CDS: added 135 bases not found in genome assembly), with product MEGMYDWPYYRSIPFERHDSDNYPGFDTNNNRRRPRPPMPPVMSVPTRSDYAVKIQKAFRGFRIRKNVRKILELKRSVEEVEKDLMDGETIELIIRDDRHRLKVSETLMALLLKLDSIGGLNDSVRICRKAVIRKAILLQERIDSIVADATATADDDKSERQLMSEIEENDNESEAWECVDDGNSESEDRKQGWLVVEEDNNNNNNKVDLAVEKMAEDNRRLMEMIADLCNKNDDQTRLIQCLSNRVEQLEQAMNDRLTRKRDINKKKKKQMMMMLNNL